The following DNA comes from Hordeum vulgare subsp. vulgare chromosome 3H, MorexV3_pseudomolecules_assembly, whole genome shotgun sequence.
AGAGTGTTATAAGTACTGTTAAGAGTGTTATAAGTAGTAGCGAACACGATGACTTACGGCTCACAATTGTTTATAAGGTGTTAAGGCAACCTAAAGCGTTCCCGCAAAAAAAAGGCAACCTAAAGCGAACACCACCCGCTCTGATGCCTAAGCTCCTAATGCAGGCATATTTGTAAGGCGCCCAGGACACCTTATAAACAATGCGGCTCACTACATTCATACTAAATAAGAAGTCATTATTGGCATGCAAATGAGCATGCACAGTCCTAATGGTCAGAATATTATTGTTTAATCCCGCCAATATTAATAAGTGGGTgtattttatactccctccgtccagaaaTATTTGTCGGAGGAAtgtatgtatctagatgtattttagttctagatacatccatttttatccaTTTCatcgacaagtatttccggacggagggagtattaattacTAGGGATAGTTGGCTCATCGATGTTCAATCATCATTTATATCTCCATGCTAATTTTATAAACCACAAGTTGGGAAAGTGGATCCAATCATCCTGATCATTCACCCCTCAGATTTTCGAGGGCTATCATTCAAAGTTGGTCTCTTCTCCAGAGGGCCTCTATCTTTTACTACATATTCAGAGATTAATTACTGGTTTACATCTGTAGTATGCGTGCATCCTTTCTTATTTTTGGAATAACTTCTCTAAATTACTCCATACCCTATATGGATTCTATGTGCGCACTAAATTTTTAGAAGGGATTTAGTATCAATCATAATAGGTGTGGTCTCACTTAATTGCTAGTGGGCGAAGTATGACAGTTTTACAACTGCTTGAAGCTGTTGCAGGTCATCTGGTAGTATGACCTGTCATCCAATCGTTTTTATgtcttccttttccttctctgTTTTGTGTTGTTACTTCTGGATAGATGATTGAACGTTACTTTCAACTCCTCATAAAGGGAGTTCCGTTTGCATAGAAGGTGGAACCAAGTGTTGTGCTCTTCATAACATGAATAAAGAATACATATAGCTtagagttggggtaggctagagttgaaacccacaaGATCTCGAAACCTAGTTGttgttctggcacatggatagctaacttccacgcactcctgtacatggctagttctttggtgaagcTTACTAGCTTAACGCAAAAGAAAAATATCCTAATTCTGTCTCTACAAGTTTCGATCGAACATATTAGTTCTTTGTGTTTCTGTAACCACTCTATGAATAGTTGGATCAATAAAATTTGTCGGTATGCAGTTGACTGTTCTATTCATATTGGAAACTACCTTCTGCTTATGGTGTTTACTACTAACATCATCGCTGTCATGATTTTTAGTTGTTATAGttgacttctttttcttttttcagtACTATTTACAGTGCAATGCTCATATCTTGTATCAATCATTTTCCTTTCTTAAGGCATACTGTACgaggaagttgaatgttattatcTTTTTTATGCAAATGTAGGCAAACTCTGCAATGCCTTTGACACTTCACAGAAAAATTGCAACTTCATTCAAGGACCAGTTTCTTCTGCAGATTTTCCAAATTTCTCTTACCTCATTACACCAACTGAAAAGTGAAGGTGATGTTCGAGGTGTTACGTGGGCATGATTTGTCATTCCAGTAGACTTTATTAGAATACCTACTCTGATTTTATTTCCACCAAATAATACAATTCTTCTTAAATTACAGTACCGGATGACCTAAGGCGTGTTCCTATTTCGCTTGCATTGAGGTGCTTGTCATTTGACTTTGTTGGTTCTCCAGTGGATGAGAGCTCTGAAGAATTTGGAACAGTGCAGGTAAATTGGTTGCTTAATTGTTAGCTTCCTGTTAAACGGgcactttttttgccttttcttgtAGTTTACGCATATGTATATCTTCATGCAGCTTCCTGCATCCTGGAGGCCTCTCCTTCAAGATCCTTCCACTGTTCAGATCTTTTTTGATTACTACAAAGTCAACGATACATCTGTTTCAAAAGAGGTACATTTTAAGTGATTTGAGTGCTGTGTTATCACTTATCAGTAATACATTCTGCAAATGTACCACCAGTGATCCACAGTTCTGCATGTTTAAACGACCTTTTGATTGGCTGATATTAATAAATTTTGTATTGGTATGTTACTAGTTATTAGAAACTGCAAGTCATGGAATATTgatgttcaatattttgatgtaaGAGCAGTATTTTCCTGGTGATATCTGAGTCTGAGAAGCATATTTTATTCTTTTTCACGAATTTTACATtttttttcttcaagaaatgtgttTCTTATGTATGTGTGCATGGACCTTGTTTTCTACAGGCTTTGGAATGCCTTGTCAGACTTGCTTCTGTCAGGCGAAGTCTTTTTGTGGAAGACCCCGCCAGGTCCCAGTTTCTCTCTCATCTGATGTCAGGCACCAGGGAGATACTCCAAACAGGCCAAGGTTTAGCACTTCTATGTTTTGCTCGCAAGATTGTTAATAGTGCTGTTTTTCAGTTCAGAACAATAGCCTTAAATTCAAGTCCTTTAGTGAAGGGAACAAGCCTGTTATTCACCAGTTAAGAAGCATTTAAGTTGACTAGCTAACTACTAGTTGCGTTAACCTAAAGTCTTGAATTGAATTACAAGTCATAGCTAAATGTATGTGCAGGAGAAGCCAAACTTACTGATGCACCTATGGAAAAAATTAGATAATTTCATGTAATTTATTTTGAATTACCATTAACAGGTCTCGCTGATCATGGAAATTACCACGAGTTCTGCCGTCTTCTGGGACGTTTTAAAGTGAATTACCAGGTTGTGATATTGTTACTTAAATTAAGAGTAACCCTACTTCAGTTCTTGTCTGTTCTGTGACCAAAGATATGTTTATGTTTATATTTGTTTCTTGAAGTATTAGTgagctatatgacttatttctgtTGTTATGTTCAAATTGCCATTTTACTTGTCTTCAAGCGAAAACATGTTAATGTTGTTTGTCTATTCAAAGTTTGCCATGAATTGATTTGTTTAATTGAAATAGTGCAACTTAATCTGTGATGTAATTGAAGCAACATCCAGTCAAATTGTATCATATTTATTCTGTGATACTCCTAGTTGTTTATTTTTGTGAATCTAATTTATGTCATATTGAGAATGCCTACATCCGGGTTATTTGGTTTAAATTTGGTCATTATCCATTTTTGGCTCAATATTAATTAGCTTACTAAATGTTTGTACTGATTTTATGACCCATGTGTGATGCCTCAGTAGAAGAGGCGTCCTTCAGGCTTGGAACGatttaattttttattaaatgtttTGAACATTTGATCTATTATACCTCACAGTTATCAGAGCTTCTGAATGTTGAGTTCTATGGTGAATGGCTTGGCCTTGTAGCAGAATTTACAACtaaatcattgctatcatggcagGTTTGTCTTTCTTCTTGCTCACTTAATCTTTGTTGATTGTTGTGTGTTATGACTTTGGTATGTTACAGATTGTTTATTTTGTAGTGGGCCAGTAATAGCGTCTACTATCTTTTAAGTCTCTGGTCAAGGCTGGTGACATCTGTGCCTTACTTGAAAGGCGATACACCAAGCCTGCTTGATGAAACTGTACCCAAAATTACGGAGGGTTTTATCACTTCTAGAATTAATTCTGTCCAGGTACCTTCTTCTGTGAGAGGTCAACTACTTTTTTATTTCAGTCTAAGAAGGAACTGTTTGCCATTCTTATTATTATGTCGTTTCTGTTCATTACAGGCCAGCTTTGCGGACAACTCACCAGACCCAGATAATCCGTTAGAAAATGCGGAAAGTCTCCAGGATCAGCTGGAGAGTCTTCCTTATCTTTGTAGATTCAAGGTGCTGCTACATCATGAATTTTTCTTTCTGATTTAATATATTATATCTTGTGTATTCAAATATTGATTTGACTCAGTAAACATTGGCACATTCCGTTAATAGGATTCAGACCCTATTCCAGCTTTTCGGAAACTGAAAATATGATGCCTTATTTGCTTTCTCATCTGGATGCCATTCCATCAGTTCGATTTAGCTCCTATTCCAGTTTTTCAGTAAACATGGTTAAGGATTCAAACCTGTCAGTTTTGGATTGAGCATGTGATTTTTACCTTTGTGCTCTGACTAGCATGTCCAGTAAGTTTATGTATTCAACTCAAGAGTTCTCGGGCTGCCAAAACAGCGCCAATCTACACAAAGATAATGCAATAGATGACCATTCTGCTACTCATGTTGTTGCATTTGTTAAGATGATGAAAAATGTTCGCAACCTCAGAATATTCTCTACATTGAGTGCTTTGTTTGAATTCAGAGTCTACACAAAGATAAGGCAGCGGGCAAGCATTATAGTCTTCATCTTGTTGCGTTTTTTAAGTTGTTGATGAAATTTTAGTGACCGTACATGATATTTTTAATGAATCAACTGCGTTGTTTAACTCTGAGTTTTGGACTGACTGATGTGAAGGAGTATATGTACTCTACACCTTGAGCTATTAGATAAATTTGGACAACTCATGTAAAACTATTTTTTAGTTACATTTCAGTATATGGTATCATCTAGGTATAAAATTCATCCATAATTCTTTACCTGCACTATTTCTTATGAATCATGATACACTTTCTTTCTTACAAATTGTAGCTGCATGCCCTTCCAACTCGGTATGAGGGTTTGATACTTTGATTAGGATTGTTCTACCGATTCCCGTAATCATCAGCCCCCTTTTCATCAATTCATTTTGATTTATATTTTTATGGAAAGGCGGATGTATATATGAAGGCTTATCATTCCTTCAATTGAGATTTGGATGGAGTTGTTATGCATGTCCAATCACCACTCACCACTATGAGTGTTTATATCCGATTTTGTTTCCTAAACGCTATTGTTCTTTTTTAAGTAAGTTTTTTGGGAAAACTTGTAGTTTTTATCTATTTGCCTTCTATAGAATTACTTCAATCACAAGTGATTTCTTTTATAGTAGGATGCAGTGGTTAAATGATTGTTCTACCAATTCACGTGATTAACGACCCCCTTTTTCATGGATTCATTTTGATTTATATTTTCATGATTCATGGATTGTTATACATGTGTTTATATTCAATTTTATCTTTTCCTAAACGTGATTGTgcctttttaaatataagttgggCAAAACGCCTGCTTCCTTTTTATCTGTTTGTCTTTTATAGAATTACTTCAATCACTGATGCAGTAGTTACATGAAACCCCTTAGGACACTGTTGTTTTTTCGGCCCAGCTTGTTCGCTGAGAGGCTTTGTGACCTCTTGGCGGCCTTCCCTtctgtatgttgtttctcccaaGAAATACATGCAAGGTTTCTCTAGAACAAGAAAATCCTTattttttggtgatttttggACTTGCTTATTTTTTTATATTGCATGCCCTGATAGTTACTTTCTTTTGATGAGTTTGCAGTATGAAAGCTGTAGCCTCTTCATCATTAATATCATGGAGCCTCTTCTACAAGCTTATACGGTATGTCAGCCTTGTTTCTCGATTTTCTTTTTCCAGCAAAGATTCAAAGTAAAATATTTGTGCAGGCAAGGTCAAGATTACCAGCTTCTGGAGATGCAGCTGAGCTGTCTGTCATTGAAGGGCAAATTGCTTGGATGGTCCACATAATTGCAGCCATTCTCAAGATTAGGCAGACTGTTGGTTGCAGGCGAGTAATTAATTTTGTTTGCTGTTTCCTTCTATTCTTCTGCTATTCTTTTCACAAATAAGGTTCGTCATTTTCTTCAGCAGCCAAGATTCACAGGAGTTATTCGATGCGGAACTTGCGGCTCGTGTGTTACAGTTGATAAATATTACTGACACAGGGGTGCATGCACAGGTTAGATGAAATTATCTGGTCGCTTGACATGAATGATGAGCTAGTTTGCTTGCAGGATGATTTTCCCTTTTTAAGTGCTATCTGATATAGACGCCTACGTATGTAGTATTGGTAATGGTATTAGACATGTTCTTTTGATTTTTGGAACAACATTATTTATAATGAATCTTCACAGTTTAACAGTGTTGACCTTTTGCCCAACTATACCATAAATGTCCAACTACCTATTTCTCCATTCCCTTGTAAAATTGCAACTCGCCTGCTTCGAATGACTAATTTTGGAAGTGTTCAGTGCTCTTTACAGCAACCATATTTTTTCCCCAATGCTACCTGTTAGGTTCACTTTAGGCAGAATAAACTGAATTTGAGGGTATAGTGAAATGGCAGAAATAACAGCCCCCGTAAATACTTACTGTTTGACGTGCACCCCACATCCAGTGCCACTCGTGTTACTAAAATAGTCTAGAGTCTGGGTGGACATTCAGTTAAGCCGAAAACTCGGTTTTGATTTTTGTACTAATTTGCATAGTCGAAAACAGCAACAGAAACAGCCAGTACTAGTTTTTTGTAAATTGAAGCTTTGGTGACAATTCGGTTTGGGTTTTTGGTTAAAACACAATGCACACCAGATAACGTACAAAGAATTGCAGCCTGCAATCTGAAGTACGGACGTGTTTTGGGAGTTGTCTCACCCTTGTGAGATTTGCGACCCTCTGTCCCACCCATTGTAGCACGTGTTTTGCCCAGGGCATGATGACTTGGTCTCATCCCCTCCTTCCTTGGCTCAACACTGGCAATCTGTTGTGGTTTGCAAATTCATAGTGGGGATTAGTGTGAGGTTTGCTTCAGTGGCGAGACTTGACTGAAACACCTTACCATGCTACATGGTAGAAGGACACATCTTTGACTTGAAGTGGTCAAACACATTACTCTCACCTGGAAACCCACAACCAAGAGCGAGGAAGGGTTAGGCTGGCAACAATTGCTGCCCATGTCAATGGTTGCCATCGGCCTTTGCTCTCGCTGTGGCTACGAGAgacagaaggagaagtagaaggattcACGAGGAGTTGCTTGTGACATGGCAGCCTCTCCTTATGTTCTAGGGTTTGTTTGTTGAGGACTTGTGATTGGATCTAACTGCTGCCGGTCTGGTGCATGTGCATGCATGACGGGGTTGAGGATTGTGGATGGCCATGTTCCTTATCCAAATAGTTTGCTTTGTATGCCAATCTATTGGTTTTTTGGTCATCTGGTGGTTATAACCAATTTCACCAAAATCATTTTTGGTTCCGTGAACTTGGTTATGAGCAAAATCAGTTAATTCATCTTCAGTTTTGGTTTTGTCCGTATGGTTTTTACGCCcattctctggctggaggtaaatTTGATGGATTGCGTTGTGAGAGTGAGGTTGATGTAGACAATATGGCAAGAGGAGAAGACAGAAGACTAATTATGTGGTTGCTTGCTCCTCATTATCATTAACATTGCAGCAGTTCATGAAAACGTGGGTTACTGGGTTTAGGCAAACTCAACCTCTTAACTTCCCTTCAAAGGTCTCAACTTCTAGCTGCCTTAACTAGAGCAACTTTCACAATTAAAAGGTATTTAGATAACTAGTAGATTTCTATCTCCTTTAGGTGGGTGGAGCTTGTATCAGCAGAGCTATTGCCCCACATGCCTACATGGCATCAACAAAGCATGGTTTGGGATGGATTTTACGACATAAATGTTGGTTCTATATGCAGACATCCTACTTAATAGATAACTAGTAGATTTCTATCCCCTTTAGGTGGGTGTAGCTTGTATCAGCAGAGCTATTGCCCCACATGGCTACATGGCATCAGCAAAGCATGGTTTGGGATGGATTTTACGACATAAATGTTGGTTCCATATGTTGACTCAAAATTCTTTTCTCCCGTAGGATGATTTGTACGTGATTTTATCTCTTGCGTTTGCTGAACTTGCATGAGTTTGTTGTTCTTTCATCCTTATATGGCATGTCATCAGATCAGGGCTTTACTTTGCTTACCAGTATCTATTTATAAGCGGCACAAACTTATTATGCGAATTGGAACTCATTATCTTTTCTTTGCAGAGATATCAAGAAATAAGTAAGCAAAGGCTTGATCGAGCTATTCTTATCTTTGTTCAAAATTTCAGAAGGTCATATGTAGGGGACCAAGCCATGCATGCTTCAAAGGTTTAGAAACATGAAATTATACGACAGACTGATATTATTTGTACTGCATTTTGATATACCTTTCTGTCATATTATAAAGCACTGCTTCTTTGCTGCAGCAGTTGTATGCAAGATTATCTGAGCTTCTTGGGCTGACTGACCATTTAGTTTTACTCAACGTCATTGTTGGGAAGATAGCTACAAATCTGAAGTGCTATGCTGAGGTGACTATTCATTTACTGATTTCAGCTTTGACTTTGATCTATAAGGTGTTGCTAACCTTTGATGTGTTTGCAGTGCGAAGATGTTATTGATCATACTCTGTCACTGTTCCAGGAGCTTGCATCTGGGTAAACTTGTAGATCTATGTATTCAGTTTCCATTTTCTCATGTTTAGCATCatgattttcttttatattttattgCCATAGCAGCTATATGACTGGAAAGCTTCTTCTCAAGCTGGAGAGTACAAAGTTCATTATCGCAAATCATTCTGTAAGTGCTTCACATTAGCTTTCATTTGATAGATATCTGTGCTTCTTGGTCTTGGAAATGATTCTGTTTTAACTATTCATACTGCCAGCGGGAAAATTTTCCCTTTCTTGAAGAATACAGATGTGTCCGCAGTAGAACTAACTTCTATTACATCCTTGGCTGCTTGGTCTTCATGGAGGATGGCCCAGTAAAATTCCGAAGTTTCATGGAGCCACTTCTGCAGGTGCATAGCTTGTTATTTTTGTATTAGTATAGATTTTTATCACATTTGTTGTCTGATTTTATTCTTTGTTTCACTACAGGTTGCAGTTAATTTGGAGGCAAGTGCTGATGCTGCTTTCCAGACTGATGTTGTAAAGTACGCATTTACTGGTTTGATGAGAGATCTAAGAGGCATTGCTATGGCTACAAACAGGTGTATTCTCTGATCATACACAAGTGTCCCAATAGTTTGTAAAATTTGGAAACTAACTGCTCTTTTATTGATCTAATTCAGCCGCAGGACTTACGGCCTCCTATTTGACTGGTTGTATCCGTCTCGCATGCCTCTTCTGTTGAGAGCCATCTCCCTGCTGACCGATGAACCAGAGGTTGTCGGGACACTTTGCTTTTATTGAGCTTAACCTTGTTATCTAGAATCCGCAGCTTATTAGTCTTCTCTTCATTCATCATCACATGCAGGTTACCACACCCTTACTCAAGTTCATGTCCGAGTTTGttttgaataaggctcaacgattgACATTTGATTCCTCATCACCAAATGGGATCCTTCTGTTTCGGGAGATTAGTAAGCTGATTGTGGCTTATGGTTCACGGATTTTATTGCTTCCAAATGGCACTAATATTTATAGAAGTAAATacaaaggcatatggatttcattgACTGTTCTTTCAAGGGGTGAGTATGTGTATTGTGTTTCGAAACATATTCTTTTGTGACCGCCGGTTGCTTAGTTTTTGCAGATGTTAATTTCATTGTATGATGCAAATGTTCAAGGACTtacgtagtaatagtagtagttttGTTTCAGCCACTTGAAAGAGGTCCTTGTTCTTGTGCATTTTATATTTAGCCTAGAGTGAAATttagttcattttgttgagatgaATATTAAAACTGGTCTGCAGTGGACAGTGGTTGGGAATTTTCATGATTGTTTTGTACCTACACAACCCAGTTCAACTGACCAAATTGTAGTGCAACTGTGCAAGTCATTTAAGTTATTAAATTTTACTGAAAATATCAGGAGTATGTGTTTATGATATCTAATACTATTTGGGCTTTCATGAGCTTTTGTATTATTCTGGATTGCAAACCTCAGTTTTGACATTTGTAGTTTTTGAACAAATAAAACATGTGCAGTCAGTTCCATTTTGTTGCGATTCCTCGGGCATGTTAATAATAAATTAAGTGGATTAGGGCCTTGTTGACTTTTGCACTTAATATCCTGGGTGACTTGTACACCTAGCTGGTTCCACCTGTTTCTGGTCAAACTGGCTTCTAGCAGTTCCTGTTCCCCAATGGCATTAGGTTCTAATGCAGCGAATTGcgcgggttatgatctattccaaACTACTCGAGCCAAAATTTTCCGAGTTGGACTATTAAGGACAATTTTTTGTGAATTGTTCATTTTGGCAGGTTTCTGTGAAAGCCTTTTGGTTGTGGGAGGCAACTTTATTCAGATTCTAGGAAATTTTATGGGGCTGTGTTTTTAACCTAAGCTTTATTTGCATTACTAGGGTTATAAGCCCCCTCCCAATGTTCCACCTTGTATG
Coding sequences within:
- the LOC123443533 gene encoding exportin-7-A isoform X5 produces the protein MSSMESLAQLEVLCEKLYNSRDSAERAHAESTLKCFSENSDYISQCQYILDNASTPYALMLASTSLVKQVSDRSLSLQLRLDIRNYVMNYLASRGPKLQNFVTISLIQLACRITKFGWFDDDRFREIFKEATDFLALASQDHYLIGLKILNFLVMEMNQANSAMPLTLHRKIATSFKDQFLLQIFQISLTSLHQLKSEVPDDLRRVPISLALRCLSFDFVGSPVDESSEEFGTVQLPASWRPLLQDPSTVQIFFDYYKVNDTSVSKEALECLVRLASVRRSLFVEDPARSQFLSHLMSGTREILQTGQGLADHGNYHEFCRLLGRFKVNYQLSELLNVEFYGEWLGLVAEFTTKSLLSWQWASNSVYYLLSLWSRLVTSVPYLKGDTPSLLDETVPKITEGFITSRINSVQASFADNSPDPDNPLENAESLQDQLESLPYLCRFKYESCSLFIINIMEPLLQAYTARSRLPASGDAAELSVIEGQIAWMVHIIAAILKIRQTVGCSQDSQELFDAELAARVLQLINITDTGVHAQRYQEISKQRLDRAILIFVQNFRRSYVGDQAMHASKQLYARLSELLGLTDHLVLLNVIVGKIATNLKCYAECEDVIDHTLSLFQELASGYMTGKLLLKLESTKFIIANHSRENFPFLEEYRCVRSRTNFYYILGCLVFMEDGPVKFRSFMEPLLQVAVNLEASADAAFQTDVVKYAFTGLMRDLRGIAMATNSRRTYGLLFDWLYPSRMPLLLRAISLLTDEPEVTTPLLKFMSEFVLNKAQRLTFDSSSPNGILLFREISKLIVAYGSRILLLPNGTNIYRSKYKGIWISLTVLSRALCGNYVNFGVFELYGDRALADALDISLKMTLSIPLSDILTFKKLSKAYYGYMEVLFNNHITINSVLNLDTSTFVHIVTSLESGLKGLDTGISTQCASAIDSLAAFYFNNITAGDNPPSPAALNLARHIGELPSLFPQILKSLFEIIIFEDAGNQWSLSRPILSLIMISEQMFSDLRAQILASQPVDQQQRLSQCFDKLMTDVTRSLEPKNRDRFTQNLTTFRHDFRAK
- the LOC123443533 gene encoding exportin-7-A isoform X6, translating into MSSMESLAQLEVLCEKLYNSRDSAERAHAESTLKCFSENSDYISQCQYILDNASTPYALMLASTSLVKQVSDRSLSLQLRLDIRNYVMNYLASRGPKLQNFVTISLIQLACRITKFGWFDDDRFREIFKEATDFLALASQDHYLIGLKILNFLVMEMNQANSAMPLTLHRKIATSFKDQFLLQIFQISLTSLHQLKSEVPDDLRRVPISLALRCLSFDFVGSPVDESSEEFGTVQLPASWRPLLQDPSTVQIFFDYYKVNDTSVSKEALECLVRLASVRRSLFVEDPARSQFLSHLMSGTREILQTGQGLADHGNYHEFCRLLGRFKVNYQLSELLNVEFYGEWLGLVAEFTTKSLLSWQWASNSVYYLLSLWSRLVTSVPYLKGDTPSLLDETVPKITEGFITSRINSVQASFADNSPDPDNPLENAESLQDQLESLPYLCRFKYESCSLFIINIMEPLLQAYTARSRLPASGDAAELSVIEGQIAWMVHIIAAILKIRQTVGCSQDSQELFDAELAARVLQLINITDTGVHAQRYQEISKQRLDRAILIFVQNFRRSYVGDQAMHASKLYARLSELLGLTDHLVLLNVIVGKIATNLKCYAECEDVIDHTLSLFQELASGYMTGKLLLKLESTKFIIANHSRENFPFLEEYRCVRSRTNFYYILGCLVFMEDGPVKFRSFMEPLLQVAVNLEASADAAFQTDVVKYAFTGLMRDLRGIAMATNSRRTYGLLFDWLYPSRMPLLLRAISLLTDEPEVTTPLLKFMSEFVLNKAQRLTFDSSSPNGILLFREISKLIVAYGSRILLLPNGTNIYRSKYKGIWISLTVLSRALCGNYVNFGVFELYGDRALADALDISLKMTLSIPLSDILTFKKLSKAYYGYMEVLFNNHITINSVLNLDTSTFVHIVTSLESGLKGLDTGISTQCASAIDSLAAFYFNNITAGDNPPSPAALNLARHIGELPSLFPQILKSLFEIIIFEDAGNQWSLSRPILSLIMISEQMFSDLRAQILASQPVDQQQRLSQCFDKLMTDVTRSLEPKNRDRFTQNLTTFRHDFRAK